The Populus alba chromosome 4, ASM523922v2, whole genome shotgun sequence genome contains a region encoding:
- the LOC118042815 gene encoding (3S,6E)-nerolidol synthase 1, translating to MAFPINDGSFSASFHLPSVENELCLRHGKMVKEAACILSNTAGKDELEGLVMIDTLQRLGIDYHFREEIEAFLNTQYMNYFSSPNHLPLDVFGVALRFRLLRQEGYNVSQEVFNNFKNEEGNFHLIQENDAKGLMALYEASQLSMESEDILDEAGEFSAKLLNHHESEIVANTLKHPYHKSLARFMVKNFLNNIDIRNENIKVFSELAKIDCEIVRSIHQKEILQISNWWKDLGLAKELKFARDQPLKWHMWSMSVLIDPNLSEQRVELTKPISLVYIIDDIFDLYGTLNDLSIFTEAVNEWDLTAANQLPESMKISLKALFDITESISTKIFEKHGWNPIESLQKSWKKLCNAFLEEAKWFASGKMPKPEEYLRNGIVSSGVHVVLVHMFFLLGQGINKETVDFVDGFPPVISFTATILRLWDDLGTAKDENQDGHDGSYLECYIREHPNVTVERAREHVSHLICDAWKKLNRECLSWSPFSSSFTKACLNVARMIPLMYSYDDSPSLASLKEHMRSLAAHF from the exons ATGGCATTTCCCATCAATGATGGCAGCTTCTCAGCATCCTTTCATCTTCCTAGCGTTGAG AATGAGCTATGCCTCAGACATGGAAAAATGGTGAAGGAAGCTGCGTGTATTCTCAGCAATACTGCTGGAAAAGATGAACTGGAAGGCTTAGTAATGATCGATACACTTCAACGCTTAGGCATTGACTATCACTTCCGGGAGGAAATTGAAGCTTTTCTAAATACTCAGTATATGAACTACTTTAGCTCTCCAAATCATCTTCCTCTTGATGTTTTTGGAGTTGCTCTTCGCTTTCGATTACTGAGACAAGAGGGTTATAATGTCTCTCAAG AGGTGTTTAACAACTTCAAGAATGAAGAGGGAAATTTTCATTTGATACAAGAAAATGACGCAAAGGGTTTGATGGCATTGTATGAAGCTTCACAGCTGAGTATGGAAAGTGAAGATATACTTGATGAAGCTGGAGAATTCAGTGCCAAGCTACTTAATCATCATGAATCTGAAATTGTTGCAAATACATTGAAGCATCCTTATCACAAGAGCTTGGCAAGGTTCATGGTCAAAAACTTCCTAAACAATATTGATATCCGAAATGAAAACATCAAGGTTTTTTCAGAGTTGGCGAAAATCGATTGTGAAATTGTACGATCTATACATCAGAAGGAAATTCTTCAGATTTCAAA ttggtGGAAAGACTTAGGCTTGGCTAAGGAGTTGAAATTCGCAAGAGACCAACCTCTAAAGTGGCACATGTGGTCCATGTCCGTCCTCATAGATCCTAACCTCTCTGAGCAAAGGGTTGAATTAACTAAACCCATCTCTCTGGTATACATCATCGACGACATTTTCGATCTTTATGGGACGCTCAATGACCTCTCTATCTTCACAGAAGCAGTCAATGA ATGGGACCTCACAGCCGCTAATCAGCTACCAGAAAGCATGAAGATTTCTCTTAAGGCTCTTTTCGACATCACTGAGAGCATTAGCACCAAGATTTTTGAAAAGCATGGATGGAACCCTATAGAATCCTTACAGAAATCG TGGAAAAAGCTGTGCAACGCGTTTTTAGAAGAAGCAAAGTGGTTTGCTTCTGGGAAAATGCCAAAGCCAGAAGAATATTTGAGGAATGGAATTGTTAGTTCAGGTGTGCATGTGGTGCTGGTTCACATGTTCTTTCTCCTGGGCCAGGGCATCAACAAAGAAACCGTTGATTTTGTGGATGGCTTTCCTCCCGTTATATCATTCACAGCAACGATCCTCCGTCTTTGGGATGACTTGGGCACTGCTAAG GATGAGAATCAAGACGGTCATGACGGGTCCTACTTGGAGTGCTACATCAGAGAACATCCAAACGTTACTGTTGAAAGAGCGAGAGAGCACGTTAGCCATTTAATCTGTGACGCGTGGAAGAAACTGAACCGGGAATGCCTGTCTTGGTCACCATTTTCATCGTCTTTCACAAAAGCTTGTCTGAATGTAGCAAGAATGATTCCTTTGATGTACAGTTATGATGACAGTCCTAGTCTTGCAAGTCTCAAGGAGCACATGAGGTCACTTGCTGCTCATTTTTAG
- the LOC118042816 gene encoding uncharacterized protein — MLEKIRLPARPSLRGSDWVADTSHCQGCSSQFTFINRKHHCRRCGGLFCGNCTQQRMVLRGQGDSSVRICDPCKKLEEAVRFEMRYGHKNRAGKGSSRMMAKNEDEILNEILGNDRKESSSSGRQSNTDMFSSIQRASSCASYSNTQRVDALDGGGEIHRSHSVDERNHVYSEVGSTTPEELHQQALDEKKRYKILKAEGKSEEAMKAFKRGKELERQADALELSTRKNRRKVLSSSNVVEIQNEDGSKESVRKSKPLAQVNEKDNFTAELRELGWSDMDLHDKDKKLVKMSLEGELSSLLGEISGRTNKNTGSSGIDKTQVFELKRKALALKREGKLAEAKEELKKAKVLEQQLEEQELLGVNEDSDDEICALISSMDSDQEDKLFAEDEQGHGFDFDRLVGTADDLHVDGNFEVTDEDLVDPELAATLKSLGWTDDSDTLETTASQSVPIDRETLQSEILSLKREALNHKRAGNVAEAMAHLKKAKLLERDLESLGGEVGSLIAHDTTRMMKSSPSQNTNAKSNVSPKPASKSRLMVQKELLAIKKKALALKREGRLDAAEDELKKGKVLEQQLEEMDNASNVKGKRVAVGSKNPDLENEHPSISGSPPIREGEEDVTDQDMHDPAYLSVLRNLGWKDDDDNKHANSLFNPPKESDNLSTQTINTLVTQSTSNISLRTPRRSKGEIQRELLGLKRKALTLRREGKIDEAEEVLIAAKALETQIAEMETPKKEIQIESNKPKDEIVRCVSSAAEEGDVDDIAEKDMHDPSLLSMLMNLGWKDDEVEVVTVQAKPSKQVLDHLMLSTDPSTILLSSSISAARPRSKGEIQRELLGLKRKALSLRHNGETQEAEELLKTAKVLESQIDDLEAPKEELFPDASEDKKYQSTGSLNNHVKENNVNNAVEMIEKLVAAVAAVDPNEKVIESFTGLGRKGSDKTAPPSWSPDTVNPVPFEINEYNRPSVGELDLLDEMGSFSNSRINQGAEFFPPPHQSMNLMDLLTGDDWRSPQIPARKLEDKVDFGSDISCLPEPHVHVGSLRSGLENLRSKDREANSISDVFHFPDPLVHMGSMIHSPMDLGSTENVRTGKREETFNSGKKPHDDKTDSAQGLASQNNKNALQQEVLARKRKAVALKREGKLAEAREELRQAKLLEKSLEVETLEPVSGTHDGSTSVSNAPPFKQKDLSAPKFSPKPLSGRDRFKLQQESLSHKRQALKLRREGQVEEAEAEFELAKALEAQLDEMSSNDSGKSSVNIAEPADDVVVEDLLDPQLLSALKAIGIEDSSIISQSSERPEPAKVSPTKSEKNSQERNQLEERIKTEKVKAVNLKRAGKQAEAFDALRRAKLYEKKLDSLE, encoded by the coding sequence GAAGTTCAAGAATGATGGCAAAGAACGAGGATGAAATTTTGAATGAGATTCTAGGCAATGATAGAAAGGAATCTTCTTCATCAGGACGGCAGTCCAACACTGACATGTTTTCTAGCATTCAAAGGGCAAGTAGCTGTGCTTCCTACTCAAATACTCAACGAGTTGATGCTCTGGATGGTGGAGGAGAAATACATCGAAGTCATTCTGTGGATGAGCGCAATCATGTATATAGTGAGGTGGGATCAACCACCCCTGAGGAATTACATCAACAAGCTTTGGATGAAAAGAAGAGGTACAAAATTTTGAAAGCTGAGGGGAAGTCTGAGGAGGCCATGAAAGCCTTTAAGAGAGGAAAGGAGCTTGAGAGGCAGGCTGATGCTTTGGAATTGTCTACTAGAAAAAATCGTCGGAAGGTTTTGTCTTCTAGCAACGTAGTTGAGATTCAGAATGAAGATGGCTCCAAAGAATCTGTCAGAAAAAGTAAACCCCTTGCTCAAGTCAATGAAAAGGACAACTTTACTGCTGAACTCAGAGAACTAGGGTGGTCTGATATGGATCTCCATGACAAAGACAAAAAACTGGTGAAAATGAGTTTGGAGGGTGAACTGTCTTCTCTTCTTGGAGAAATCTCTGGTAGAACTAATAAGAACACGGGAAGCAGTGGCATCGACAAAACCCAGGTTTTTGAACTTAAAAGAAAGGCTCTAGCTTTGAAACGTGAAGGAAAGCTTGCCGAAGCCAAGGAAGAATTGAAGAAAGCAAAAGTTTTAGAACAGCAGCTTGAAGAACAGGAGTTGTTGGGTGTGAATGAAGATTCTGATGATGAGATATGTGCTTTGATCTCTAGCATGGACAGTGATCAAGAAGACAAACTATTTGCTGAGGATGAGCAGGGtcatggttttgattttgatcgCCTTGTGGGCACAGCTGATGATCTCCATGTTGATGGTAACTTTGAAGTGACGGATGAGGATCTGGTGGATCCAGAATTAGCTGCTACACTCAAATCATTAGGCTGGACTGATGATTCTGATACTTTGGAAACCACTGCTTCACAGTCTGTCCCAATTGATAGGGAAACTCTACAAAGTGAAATTCTTTCACTGAAAAGAGAAGCACTTAACCACAAACGAGCTGGCAATGTTGCAGAGGCTATGGCTCATctaaagaaggcaaagttgctTGAGAGGGACCTTGAAAGCTTGGGAGGTGAAGTGGGCAGCTTAATTGCACATGATACCACAAGAATGATGAAAAGTTCACCTTCCCAAAATACTAATGCAAAGAGCAATGTGAGTCCTAAACCTGCATCAAAAAGTAGATTGATGGTTCAGAAAGAGCTCTTGGCTATAAAAAAGAAGGCTCTTGCTTTGAAAAGGGAAGGTAGATTGGATGCGGCAGAGGATGAGTTGAAGAAAGGCAAGGTTCTTGAACAGCAGCTTGAAGAGATGGACAATGCTTCAAATGTCAAAGGGAAACGGGTGGCTGTTGGGAGTAAGAACCCAGATTTGGAAAATGAACATCCTAGTATTTCTGGAAGTCCACCAATTAGAGAAGGGGAGGAGGATGTAACAGATCAAGATATGCATGACCCAGCATACCTTTCAGTTTTAAGGAACTTAGGTTGGAAAGATGATGATGACAATAAGCATGCAAACTCTCTATTTAACCCTCCTAAGGAAAGTGATAACCTTTCTACTCAAACAATCAATACTTTAGTCACTCAGTCTACATCCAATATCTCATTGAGGACACCAAGAAGAAGCAAAGGTGAAATACAGAGAGAGCTTTTAGGCCTGAAAAGAAAGGCTCTTACTTTAAGACGTGAAGGTAAGATTGATGAGGCAGAGGAAGTGCTTATAGCAGCAAAAGCATTGGAGACCCAGATTGCAGAGATGGAAACACcgaagaaagaaattcagatcgAGTCTAACAAGCCCAAGGATGAAATAGTCAGATGTGTTAGCAGTGCAGCAGAGGAAGGAGATGTAGATGATATTGCAGAAAAAGATATGCATGACCCATCACTGCTATCAATGCTAATGAATTTAGGGTGGAAGGATGATGAAGTTGAAGTTGTAACCGTGCAAGCAAAGCCATCTAAACAAGTTTTGGATCATTTGATGCTTTCAACTGATCCATCCACAATTCTGCTCTCTTCCAGCATTTCAGCTGCCAGACCAAGAAGCAAAGGTGAAATCCAGAGAGAGCTCTTGGGTTTGAAAAGAAAGGCCCTTTCCCTTAGGCATAATGGAGAGACTCAGGAAGCTGAGGAATTGTTGAAAACAGCCAAGGTACTAGAGTCCCAAATAGATGATCTGGAAGCTCCAAAGGAGGAGCTTTTCCCTGATGCTTCTGAAGACAAAAAATATCAGAGTACTGGATCATTGAATAACCATGTAAAGGAGAATAATGTGAACAATGCAGTGGAAATGATTGAAAAGTTGGTGGCGGCGGTGGCAGCAGTGGATCCTAATGAAAAAGTTATCGAGTCATTCACTGGTCTAGGAAGAAAGGGAAGTGACAAAACTGCTCCTCCCTCGTGGAGTCCTGATACTGTCAATCCAGTGCCTTTTGAGATCAATGAATACAACCGTCCATCTGTAGGAGAGCTTGATCTATTGGATGAAATGGGATCCTTTAGTAACTCGAGAATAAATCAAGGCGCCGAGTTCTTTCCTCCACCTCATCAGTCTATGAATCTGATGGATTTGCTGACTGGTGATGATTGGAGGAGTCCTCAAATACCAGCCAGGAAACTTGAAGATAAAGTCGATTTTGGTTCTGATATATCCTGCCTGCCTGAGCCTCATGTTCATGTTGGCTCCTTGAGAAGTGGGCTTGAAAATCTCAGAAGCAAGGACAGAGAAGCCAATTCTATTTCTGATGTTTTCCATTTTCCTGATCCCCTTGTTCATATGGGTTCCATGATACATTCACCTATGGATCTTGGAAGCACAGAAAATGTTAGAACtggaaagagagaagaaacatTTAATTCAGGCAAGAAGCCCCATGATGATAAAACAGATTCTGCTCAGGGATTGGCTTCTCAGAACAACAAAAATGCCCTTCAACAAGAAGTTTTGGCCCGTAAGAGGAAGGCAGTTGCGTTAAAGAGAGAAGGGAAATTGGCAGAGGCTCGAGAGGAACTTAGGCAGGCAAAGCTGTTGGAGAAGAGTCTTGAGGTCGAGACCCTTGAGCCTGTAAGTGGTACCCATGATGGGTCAACATCTGTGTCAAATGCTCCCCCTTTTAAACAAAAGGATCTCAGTGCCCCAAAATTTTCTCCAAAACCACTGTCCGGGCGTGATCGATTTAAGTTGCAACAGGAGTCACTGAGCCACAAACGTCAGGCCCTAAAGCTGCGAAGAGAAGGCCAGGTGGAAGAAGCAGAAGCTGAGTTTGAATTGGCCAAGGCTCTGGAAGCCCAGTTGGATGAAATGTCTTCTAATGATTCTGGAAAGTCTTCTGTCAACATAGCAGAACCAGCAGATGATGTAGTTGTTGAAGATCTTCTCGATCCTCAACTTCTATCTGCCTTGAAAGCAATTGGAATTGAAGATAGCAGTATTATATCACAAAGTTCAGAGAGACCAGAACCTGCAAAAGTTAGTCCTACCAAGAGTGAAAAAAATAGCCAGGAAAGAAATCAGTTGGAAGAACGGATCAAGACAGAGAAGGTAAAGGCAGTAAATTTGAAACGTGCAGGGAAGCAAGCTGAAGCTTTTGATGCTCTCCGGCGGGccaaattatatgaaaagaaactAGATTCCTTGGAATGA